A single window of Aspergillus puulaauensis MK2 DNA, chromosome 5, nearly complete sequence DNA harbors:
- a CDS encoding Paf1-complex subunit LEO1 (COG:S;~EggNog:ENOG410PR7S;~InterPro:IPR007149;~PFAM:PF04004;~go_component: GO:0016593 - Cdc73/Paf1 complex [Evidence IEA];~go_process: GO:0006368 - transcription elongation from RNA polymerase II promoter [Evidence IEA];~go_process: GO:0016570 - histone modification [Evidence IEA]), which yields MSSSDEDVVRRPARSGAGQALSEAGSAPGSPAPMSDAGNMNGADDDDADLFGSDGGSDGGFDQDTDQPKRALDDRELDSADDEDRYDRAGDRMDYEDGGEGEFQETVNIMDLSLARAPEPKSSNGEVYTMPVPNFLSVETEEFNPETYVAPPYSTAATSLCWRYDPIGENFLQSNARVIRWEDGSMTLQLASAPKEQYRIATKPLAPLNKSGDYDTKLDSHVYLGAASETSGVFRLTSHLTHGLTVYPTTVETDDAVQRLQESLAAAVRGGKKTVDGSAPVIEVKEDPELAKRQAELAEREKIKAARRREQLADREMDRGRRFGMSHRTGGAGLTVGGLEDDDGLLATRPRTKKTRRPNRRGEIYTDDEEEYDRRGRTREDEYDEDDGFLVGSDEEPEVVDDDEDEDVLEDEDMDAEGEEDLAPPKPKEKRASPAAGSPPSRKKNRYVVADDDEE from the exons ATGTCTTCGTCTGATGAAGACGTGGTTCGGCGTCCTGCTCGGAGCGGCGCTGGCCAAGCTTTGAGTGAGGCTGGAAGTGCGCCTGGTAGCCCGGCGCCTATGTCTGATGCTGGAAATATGAATGGcgctgatgatgacgacgcgGATCTATTTGGATCTGACGGCGGATCCGATGGAGGTTTTGATCAAGATACAGA CCAACCTAAGCGAGCCCTCGATGATCGGGAACTTGATTCGGCAGACGATGAGGATCGATATGACCGGGCTGGTGATCGTATGGACTATGAGGATGGGGGGGAAGGAGAGTTCCAAGAAACAGTGAATATCATGGACTTGAGCTTGGCCCGGGCTCCGGAGCCGAAGTCGTCCAACGGTGAG GTATACACGATGCCGGTCCCCAATTTCCTTTCTGTGGAAACAGAGGAGTTTAATCCAGAGACCTATGTTGCGCCCCCATACTCAACTGCTGCGACATCTCTTTGTTGGCGCTACGATCCTATTGGCGAGAATTTCCTACAGTCTAACGCCCGCGTCATTCGTTGGGAGGATGGTTCCATGACACTTCAGCTGGCGTCTGCGCCCAAAGAACAGTACAGGATAGCGACAAAACCTCTTGCTCCTCTGAACAAATCTGGTGACTACGATACGAAGTTGGACTCCCACGTGTATCTCGGAGCTGCATCCGAAACATCGGGCGTGTTCCGCTTGACTTCTCATCTAACTCATGGACTTACCGTATACCCTACGACTGTGGAAACAGATGATGCGGTTCAACGACTTCAGGAATCTCTAGCTGCGGCTGTGCGCGGTGGCAAGAAGACAGTCGATGGCTCGGCACCTGTCATCGAGGTGAAGGAAGATCCCGAACTTGCCAAGAGACAAGCTGAGCTCGCGGAACGTGAAAAAATCAAAGCGGCACGTCGTCGCGAACAACTGGCAGATAGGGAAATGGACCGCGGCCGCCGATTTGGCATGTCGCACCGCACCGGGGGTGCCGGACTTACTGTGGGTGGcttggaagatgatgacggtTTGCTTGCTACAAGACCACGTACGAAGAAGACGCGCCGCCCTAACCGAAGGGGCGAAATTTACactgatgacgaggaggagtATGACCGCCGTGGCCGAACACGGGAAGATGAatatgatgaagacgacggcTTCCTTGTCGGTAGTGATGAGGAGCCAGAGGTtgtggatgatgacgaagacgaagacgtcttggaagatgaggatatggatgcagaaggagaagaagatcttgcACCTCCTAAGCCTAAAGAAAAGCGGGCATCCCCTGCGGCTGGTTCTCCTCCGTCTAGAAAGAAGAATCGTTACGTGGTGgctgacgacgatgaggagtag
- a CDS encoding Zn(II)2Cys6 transcription factor rglT (COG:S;~EggNog:ENOG410PSCT;~InterPro:IPR036864,IPR001138;~PFAM:PF00172;~go_function: GO:0000981 - DNA-binding transcription factor activity, RNA polymerase II-specific [Evidence IEA];~go_function: GO:0008270 - zinc ion binding [Evidence IEA];~go_process: GO:0006355 - regulation of transcription, DNA-templated [Evidence IEA]): MVAVQSELKMQYEAYQWGQSHPASTGDSIFQDVSTAASQPVKRHAACDECRKRKLKCSGEPSGCNRCIKQSLNCHYSVQKQMGRPPKKRQREDDSDLPYLNMPNNDPWANSKTPRMPPTDLGAPIPDVTEDPQLFSSIYPAPYSFPYRLSTDEEHRHTWQLAPSDTMSSVPATTSPWPDFSSVSAAAPKPFTMPPGLTPPIMPSHSNASPDQECSCLSYLYLCLSHLSSLKPFPISQHTICSLYISAKTAQSVIRCQSCPTKFDTGLQNVMFTGTLLNVIADSWLRVSKAEACELGNQVAPPAYAATMNKTLDVRAAWNDYLRQLVRFSVIRGPMDPAAQTTCAQQAPSVLDLIEEMEVRQRRWHESPGSHPLPPEQRLNQPSDQDCLNHNEQDLLCIRVAKSARNVIAKFEFQSDEYPESVPSLSPDSSVSP, from the exons ATGGTTGCGGTGCAATCCGAGCTCAAAATGCAGTACGAAGCTTATCAGTGGGGGCAGTCACACCCCGCATCCACTGGCGACTCGATATTCCAAGATGTCTCTACCGCCGCCTCACAACCCGTCAAACGACATGCGGCGTGCGATGAGTGCA GGAAGCGGAAACTTAAATGTTCTGGTGAACCGTCAGGATGCAATCGTTGCATCAAGCAGTCCCTCAATTGTCACTACTCGGTGCAGAAGCAAATGGGACGACCGCCCAAGAAGCGGCAGCGAGAAGACGATTCAGACCTACCATACCTCAATATGCCCAATAATGACCCTTGGGCCAATTCCAAAACACCCCGTATGCCCCCGACGGATCTAGGAGCGCCAATTCCAGACGTCACAGAGGACCCTCAGTTATTCTCATCAATATATCCCGCACCATACAGTTTCCCTTATCGATTATCGACTGACGAAGAGCACCGCCATACATGGCAGCTAGCACCTAGCGACACCATGAGCTCAGTCCCTGCTACAACCTCTCCCTGGCCTGATTTCTCTAGTGTCTCAGCAGCTGCCCCTAAACCGTTTACAATGCCGCCAGGACTTACCCCTCCCATAATGCCGTCACACTCAAACGCATCGCCTGATCAAGAATGCTCTTGCCTCTCATATCTTTATCTTTGCCTTAGCCATCTTTCCTCCCTCAAACCCTTTCCGATATCGCAACATACTATCTGCTCCTTGTATATCTCTGCTAAAACAGCCCAATCCGTCATTCGCTGCCAGTCCTGTCCAACAAAATTTGACACAGGCCTACAAAACGTCATGTTCACAGGCACTCTTCTTAACGTGATCGCTGATTCATGGCTACGCGTTTCCAAAGCCGAAGCCTGTGAGTTGGGGAATCAAGTTGCTCCTCCGGCATACGCCGCAACAATGAACAAAACTTTAGATGTGAGAGCTGCTTGGAACGATTATCTCCGCCAACTGGTGCGTTTCAGCGTTATACGGGGGCCGATGGACCCTGCCGCTCAAACCACTTGTGCCCAGCAGGCACCGAGCGTACTTGATTTAATTGAAGAGATGGAAGTCCGCCAACGACGATGGCATGAATCTCCCGGCTCCCATCCGCTGCCGCCGGAACAACGTCTTAATCAGCCGTCCGACCAGGATTGTCTCAATCACAACGAGCAAGATTTGCTTTGTATTCGAGTCGCAAAGAGTGCGAGGAATGTCATTGCTAAATTCGAATTTCAGTCGGATGAGTATCCGGAGAGCGTACCGTCTCTGAGCCCCGATAGTAGCGTTTCGCCTTGA
- the erb1 gene encoding ribosome biogenesis protein ERB1 (BUSCO:EOG092612LP;~COG:J;~EggNog:ENOG410PGWN;~InterPro:IPR036322,IPR015943,IPR019775,IPR028598, IPR001680,IPR012953,IPR017986;~PFAM:PF08145,PF00400;~go_function: GO:0005515 - protein binding [Evidence IEA];~go_process: GO:0006364 - rRNA processing [Evidence IEA];~go_process: GO:0042254 - ribosome biogenesis [Evidence IEA]) yields the protein MPALKDSKKRKAVTRDVEEEAGAFSGDELNSGDLDGALSDTAHDLSSDEDASDSEIELIDDFSSDDEEEDEEEDIDSDEIPSGGEDEGVVAKKLPTAVNLDDPSQDEEISNEEEQLNYRIGKDANGKDRYIYDEINPDDNSDYSDAEENANTIGNIPLSFYDQYPHIGYDINGKKILRPAKGEALDALLDSIEVPKGWTGLTDPSTGKPLELSQDELELLRKVQMNEIPEEGYNPYEPLTEWFTTEKEIMPLSAAPEPKRRFVPSKHEAKRVMKIVKAIKEGRILPFKPPTEEDEEDKDLIKYDLWADEAERPDHPMHVPAPKLPPPGYEESYHPPPEYLPDKKERKAWEEADPEDREQDFLPSDFGSLRKVPGYESFIKEKFERCLDLYLAPRVRRSKLNIDPESLLPKLPSPEELKPFPTACAAVFRGHKGRVRSLAVDPTGIWLATGGDDGTVRVWELITGRQLWSVKIGEDEAVNAVRWRPGKDAVILAAAAGDDIFLAVPPIADPETEKASMDLLDAGWGYAASKPAPKAADEEKKSTPPQWIRPSAALADSGVCAVIPLRYVAKSISWHRRGDYFVTVCSGSSTPASVAISIHTVSKHLTQYPFRRRIKGGGPPQTAHFHPSKPILFVANQRTIRAYDLSRQLLVKIVQPGARWISSFDIHPTSSTAAGGDNLIVGSYDRRLLWHDLELSQRPYKTLRYHRKAIRAVKFHPGGRYPLFADASDDGSLQIFHGNVTGDMLSNATIVPLKVLKGHKITGELGVLDIDWHPREAWCVSAGADGTCRLWM from the coding sequence ATGCCCGCCTTAAAGGATTCAAAGAAACGCAAGGCGGTTACGCGTgatgttgaggaggaagcagGTGCATTTTCTGGGGATGAACTGAATTCTGGGGACTTGGACGGTGCTCTTTCAGACACTGCGCACGACCTTTCGAGTGATGAGGACGCTAGTGATTCGGAAATCGAATTGATTGATGATTTCAGcagcgatgatgaagaagaggatgaggaggaggatattgACAGCGATGAAATTCCGTCGGgcggagaagacgaaggtgtTGTAGCGAAAAAGCTACCTACAGCGGTAAACCTGGATGACCCGTCtcaagatgaagaaatcTCGAATGAGGAGGAACAATTGAATTACCGCATTGGGAAGGATGCGAATGGAAAGGACCGCTATATCTACGATGAAATCAATCCTGACGACAATTCCGACTACTCCGATGCCGAAGAGAATGCGAACACTATCGGCAACATTCCATTGTCTTTCTACGATCAATACCCCCATATTGGCTATGACATTAACGGCAAAAAAATCCTACGCCCTGCAAAGGGAGAGGCTCTTGATGCATTACTGGATAGCATTGAAGTTCCCAAGGGTTGGACGGGTCTTACCGATCCATCCACTGGAAAGCCCTTAGAACTGAGCCAGGATGAACTCGAATTATTGCGCAAAGTGCAAATGAACGAGATTCCAGAGGAGGGCTACAACCCATATGAACCCCTGACCGAGTGGTTTACGACCGAAAAGGAAATCATGCCTCTTAGTGCTGCGCCTGAACCGAAGCGTCGTTTCGTGCCATCAAAGCATGAAGCTAAACGTGTTATGAAAATTGTGAAGGCGATCAAGGAGGGTCGTATTCTACCATTCAAACCTCCtaccgaggaagacgaagaagacaaggACTTGATTAAGTATGATCTTTGGGCTGATGAAGCTGAGCGACCTGATCATCCCATGCACGTCCCAGCTCCAAAgctcccaccaccaggaTACGAGGAGAGTTATCACCCGCCGCCTGAATATCTGCCTGATAAGAAAGAACGCAAAgcttgggaggaggcagatCCTGAAGACCGAGAGCAGGACTTCCTTCCCAGCGATTTTGGTTCTCTTCGCAAGGTGCCCGGCTATGAAAGTTTCATCAAAGAAAAGTTTGAAAGATGTTTGGATCTTTACTTGGCGCCTAGAGTTAGGAGGAGCAAGCTGAACATTGACCCCGAAAGCTTGCTTCCCAAACTCCCAAGCCCAGAAGAGTTGAAACCGTTCCCAACTGCATGCGCGGCCGTTTTCAGAGGACACAAAGGCCGTGTCCGCAGCCTTGCTGTTGACCCTACCGGTATTTGGCTCGCTACTGGTGGAGACGATGGTACTGTTCGAGTTTGGGAACTGATAACTGGCCGTCAACTGTGGAGCGTCAAAATCGGTGAAGATGAGGCAGTTAATGCAGTTCGTTGGCGTCCAGGCAAGGATGCTGTCATCCtagccgcagcagcaggcgaCGATATCTTCCTTGCAGTCCCGCCCATTGCTGACCCCGAAACTGAAAAGGCGAGCATGGACCTCCTTGATGCTGGCTGGGGATATGCTGCTTCAAAGCCTGCTCCAAAGGCTGCAGACgaggagaaaaagagcaCACCTCCTCAGTGGATACGTCCCTCAGCGGCCCTTGCAGACTCCGGTGTATGCGCTGTGATCCCTCTTCGTTATGTCGCGAAGTCGATCTCATGGCACCGCCGGGGAGACTACTTTGTCACAGTGTGCTCTGGATCCTCGACACCGGCCTCGGTGGCTATCTCAATCCACACCGTTTCTAAACACCTAACTCAGTACCCCTTCCGTCGACGCATCAAGGGTGGAGGCCCACCACAGACAGCCCACTTCCACCCATCGAAACCCATCCTTTTTGTCGCCAACCAACGCACAATCCGTGCCTACGATCTTTCCCGCCAACTCCTCGTCAAGATCGTTCAGCCTGGTGCCCGCTGGATCTCGTCATTCGACATCCACCCAACATCTTCCACTGCCGCAGGCGGTGATAATCTCATCGTCGGTTCTTACGACCGACGTCTCCTCTGGCACGATCTCGAGCTCTCCCAACGCCCATACAAAACCCTCCGCTACCATCGCAAGGCAATTCGCGCCGTTAAATTCCACCCCGGCGGACGTTATCCCCTCTTTGCTGACGCCAGTGATGATGGTTCTCTTCAAATTTTCCATGGAAATGTCACCGGTGATATGCTTAGCAATGCTACCATTGTCCCACTTAAGGTCCTGAAGGGTCACAAGATTACCGGAGAACTAGGTGTTTTGGATATTGATTGGCACCCTCGGGAAGCATGGTGTGTAAGTGCAGGTGCAGATGGAACGTGTCGATTGTGGATGTAA
- a CDS encoding putative AAA family ATPase/60S ribosome export protein Rix7 (BUSCO:EOG09261YV6;~COG:O;~EggNog:ENOG410PHRK;~InterPro:IPR041569,IPR003959,IPR027417,IPR003593, IPR003960;~PFAM:PF00004,PF17862,PF05496,PF07724;~go_function: GO:0005524 - ATP binding [Evidence IEA];~go_function: GO:0016887 - ATPase activity [Evidence IEA]), whose product MRRGGRPTLRQGLDKEVYQVVRKILDDQADNDQFRLSVTAIYDSIKRSNSSLNRKPKRILEDSIERVVEVIKTDVLGEDENDSVDGDFAGLEEQPVQDTNSMNKSLVGAWNTTTKAPKSEVNTTENNTPAPTSTKKRHHGGESHSSKRRKAENAVDRSPPTHVSLTDLGGLDDVVQQLGDLIILPMTRPQVYLASNVQPPRGVLLHGPPGCGKTMIANAFAAELGVPFISISAPSIVSGMSGESEKALREHFEEARRLAPCLIFIDEIDAITPKRESAQREMEKRIVAQLLTCMDDMALEKTDGKPVIVLAATNRPDSLDAALRRGGRFDKEINMTVPSEPVREQILRALTRKMRLVDDLDFKTLAKRTPGFVGADLNDLVSTAGSTAIKRYLELLKSNSGEEMDIEGTYDLSPKVKELRRLIVHAKETPLGTEAEVVLVSNADFFTALPKIQPSSKREGFATIPDTTWADIGALSGIRDELATAIVDPIKNPELYASVGITAPTGVLLWGPPGCGKTLLAKAVANESRANFISVKGPELLNKYVGESERAVRQVFLRARSSVPCVIFFDELDALVPRRDDTLSEASARVVNTLLTELDGLGSSRQGIYVIAATNRPDIIDPAMLRPGRLETLLFVNLPSPLERAEILQTLVRKLPVAFNGDLRGLAEECEGFSGADLGSLLRRAGYNAIKRRDAIKFEDFVAAKSFIRPSVTDLKKYEKLRRDWSGGVV is encoded by the exons ATGCGCCGTGGGGGCAGGCCAACTCTGAGGCAGGGCCTCGATAAAGAG gTCTACCAAGTCGTTCGCAAAATCCTCGATGATCAGGCGGACAACGACCAGTTTCGCCTGTCAGTGACGGCGATCTATGATTCCATTAAACGATCCAATTCGAGTTTGAACCGGAAACCGAAGCGAATACTCGAAGATAGCATTGAGCGGGTGGTCGAAGTCATCAAAACCGATGTACTGGGTGAAGATGAAAACGACTCGGTAGATGGTGATTTTGCTGGGTTGGAGGAGCAGCCAGTACAA GACACAAATAGTATGAATAAAAGCCTTGTAGGCGCGTGGAACACAACTACAAAAGCCCCGAAGTCCGAGGTCAATACCACAGAGAACAACACCCCCGCCCCGACATCGACAAAGAAGAGACACCATGGAGGCGAATCCCACTCTTCCAAACGGCGCAAGGCAGAAAACGCTGTCGACAGATCTCCACCAACACATGTGAGTCTTACGGACTTGGGTGGGTTGGACGACGTGGTTCAGCAACTCGGAGATCTTATTATTCTTCCAATGACCCGTCCACAAGTTTATTTAGCATCCAACGTACAGCCTCCTCGCGGTGTGCTACTACATGGTCCACCAGGTTGCGGTAAAACTATGATTGCCAATGCATTCGCTGCAGAGCTTGGGGTGCCATTTATATCCATTTCTGCTCCATCTATTGTTTCAGGGATGTCAGGAGAATCCGAGAAGGCCCTTCGAGAGCACTTTGAAGAAGCGAGGAGACTAGCACCATGTCTTATCTTTATCGATGAGATTGACGCCATAACGCCGAAACGAGAAAGCGCGCAAAGAgaaatggagaagagaaTCGTCGCCCAGCTTCTTACATGTATGGATGACATGGCGCTTGAAAAGACAGATGGGAAGCCCGTCATTGTTCTGGCGGCTACGAACCGGCCGGACAGCTTGGACGCGGCCTTGCGCCGAGGAGGCAGATTCGATAAGGAAATCAACATGACTGTTCCTTCTGAGCCCGTCCGCGAGCAGATCCTCCGAGCACTAACACGTAAGATGCGCCTTGTGGATGATTTAGACTTCAAAACTCTAGCAAAGAGAACGCCGGGTTTCGTTGGCGCCGATTTGAACGATCTGGTGTCCACTGCCGGCTCTACGGCAATAAAAAGATATCTTGAGCTGTTGAAATCAAATAGCGGCGAAGAAATGGATATCGAGGGAACATATGACCTTAGccccaaggtcaaggaactcCGTCGGCTCATAGTTCACGCCAAAGAAACCCCGCTTGGCACCGAAGCCGAGGTCGTCCTTGTATCAAACGCCGATTTCTTCACTGCCCTACCTAAGATCCAGCCTTCTTCCAAACGCGAGGGTTTTGCAACCATCCCAGACACAACCTGGGCAGACATTGGCGCCCTAAGTGGAATCCGTGATGAACTCGCTACCGCAATAGTGGACCCTATCAAGAACCCCGAGCTTTACGCTAGCGTCGGCATCACGGCTCCAACAGGTGTTTTACTCTGGGGTCCCCCGGGATGCGGTAAGACGCTTCTTGCAAAGGCTGTGGCTAACGAATCCCGGGCGAACTTCATCAGTGTCAAAGGACCTGAACTACTCAACAAATACGTCGGTGAATCCGAACGCGCTGTCCGCCAGGTCTTCCTTCGCGCTCGCTCCTCCGTCCCCTGCGTTATATTCTTCGATGAACTTGATGCACTTGTCCCCCGTCGAGATGATACCCTTTCTGAGGCATCTGCTCGCGTTGTCAACACTCTTCTCACTGAACTTGACGGTTTAGGCAGCAGCCGCCAGGGCATCTACGTGATCGCGGCCACAAATCGGCCAGATATCATCGACCCGGCGATGCTCCGACCCGGCCGTCTGGAGACTCTTCTCTTTGTGAACTTGCCTTCACCGTTGGAGCGTGCCGAAATTCTCCAAACCCTTGTTCGCAAGTTACCAGTTGCATTCAACGGAGATCTTCGAGGCTTGGCTGAGGAGTGTGAAGGATTCAGCGGTGCGGATCTTGGTAGTTTATTGCGGCGTGCCGGATACAATGCTATCAAACGTCGGGATGCCATCAAGTTTGAGGACTTCGTTGCCGCAAAGTCGTTTATTCGGCCTAGTGTGACGGATTTGAAGAAGTATGAAAAATTGAGGAGGGATTGGAGTGGAGGGGTTGTATAA
- the VPS20 gene encoding ESCRT-III subunit protein VPS20 (BUSCO:EOG09264IIZ;~COG:U;~EggNog:ENOG410PPFV;~InterPro:IPR005024;~PFAM:PF03357;~go_process: GO:0007034 - vacuolar transport [Evidence IEA]), whose translation MGNTNSSHKISSQDRAILDMKNQRDRLHQYQKRITVLTDRETAIAKECLARDDRKRALLALRRKKYQESLLAKTDAQLEQLEQLTSQVEFALVQKDVLFGLQQGTQVLQTINKEMGGIDGVEKLMGETEDARVYQEEVSQMLSGHLSNQDEDEVEDELEALHREVQGPASLPNAPTTSPKEDVAEEEPARQEARTGQRARERTAIPAS comes from the exons ATGGGGAATACGAACAGCTCCCATAAAATATCCTCCCAAGATCG AGCAATTCTTGATATGAAAAATCAGCGCGATAGGCTTCACCAGTATCAAAAGCGCATCACAGTCCTCACCGACCGCGAAACTGCAATCGCCAAGGAATGCCTCGCCCGCGATGATCGCAAGCGTGCCCTTCTTGCGCTGCGTCGCAAGAAGTATCAGGAATCGCTCTTAGCAAAAACCGATGCGCAACTAGAGCAGTTAGAGCAACTTACTAGCCAAGTCGAATTTGCCCTTGTGCAGAAGGATGTCCTCTTCGGTCTGCAACAAGGAACGCAGGTGCTTCAAACGATCAATAAGGAGATGGGGGGCATTGACGGAGTGGAGAAGCTGATGGGCGAGACAGAGGATGCTAGAGTTTATCAGGAG GAAGTCAGCCAGATGCTTTCCGGACACCTTTCTAaccaggacgaggatgaggtggAGGATGAACTCGAGGCCCTCCACCGTGAGGTACaaggcccagccagccttcCTAATGCGCCGACAACGTCTCCAAAAGAGGATGTCGCGGAAGAGGAACCAGCCAGGCAAGAAGCGAGAACCGGGCAGAGAGCCAGGGAACGAACTGCGATACCTGCTTCCtga